CGTCGGTGGAATGGACTTCCACTACGGGATGTTCGACAAGCAAACGCAGCTGAAAAACTGGACCGTGCCGAACATTCCGGGAAGCGAAGGGCTCGCGCTCGAGCAATTTCTCGGCAAACGTAAAAAGGTCGGCAAGACGCGCGAGACGATCGGGCTTGTCGACGTTGTGCGCTGCAAGATCAAAGCCCCGGTGTTCAAGCTCGATCTCGGCGAACTCGGCCACGGACTCTATGCGATTCGCGTCGTTGCCGCCGCCGAAACGGCGAAGATGAAGTCGCCCTACGTGCCGCTCTACGTTGCGTTGCGGGTGAACGACGGCCTTCGCGGCGAGACGAATCAGTACCGCGTTTGTTGCGCCGCGACGGACGTTCTACCCGATTGCCGAAATCTTCTTTCATGCACCCGAGCGGCGACGCTATGAAGCGGAACTCTGGGTCGACGCCGGAAGCGAAGTCGAGCCGCTGGTGCATAACATCACGCTCGACGACGTGCTCGCAGGCACCGAACGCCGCCCGATCAAGACCAAGCGCGTACTCACAACAGCCGAAGAGTTCGACTCGCTTTATAATAAAATTCGGGCCTACGAAGCCGACCAGGCAATGAAGTTCACCCCGGCCGAGCGGGCCGCTCGCGATGAGCAAATCTGGAACTGGTTGCCGCCGATCAACGCTCAAGGAGTGAGCGATTATCAAAGCCTGTTCGGCGCCAATGCGATTCCGGAATACGGCGATTGGGAGCTCGTGGATCAGGGAGCGTTCAAAGAGTTCGATCCTCGCATGGGTTTCGCCTTGCGCCGCGGACCCGAGCATGGACAAACGCTGCTCGTGAACAAGAAGGCGAACCTCGTCTATACGATGGCCGATCTTCGCGCCGGCAAGCCGCTGCCGGGAACGACGCTGCCCGGCGGGCGGACGCGCGTCGACATTCCGACAGCGAAGTTCGCTGAGGGAGCGATATTCCTCAAGGTCGAGTAACGCACGGACTTTGCGACCTGCGTACGTCGGAAGGCATCGTCAATCTTTACTCGTATTTCGAGGGAAGTCGGGCGGACTTGATCGCGCGCTTCGTGAGGCTTTGCCGCACATCGATGTTATCCGAACAGTTCCATCAGCGGTTTTCCCGTGGTGATCGGGCGCGAAATGCCGCTGTTGTTCTGCGGTTCGTTGAGCGGAACGCCGAGTGCGTGGTAGATGGTCGCCGCGAATTCCTCGGGGCGAACGGGATTGTTCGAGACGTACGCGCCGTGTTTGTCCGACTTGCCGTAGACAGCGCCGCCGGCGATCCCCGCTCCGGCCAGGATGGACGAAAAGCAACTGGGCCAGTGCTGGCGTCCGGGAGGAATTTGAGTCAGCACATTCGGTGTGCGGCCGAACTCTCCGGTCGCGACGACGAGCGTGTTCTCCAGCATGCCGCGCTCTTTCAGGTCGGAGAGGAGCGCGGACAGCGCTTGGTCGAGCCGCGGCAGGCAAAAGCCCATACCGTACGAGCCGTTGCCGAAAGCGTTGCCCATCCCCATGTTTCCGCCGTGCATGTCCCAACTGCTGCTAGGTGGGCCTGCGTTCTCATGCGGCGCTTGGCCGGCCCAGCCGTTGACGGTGACGAACCGGACGCCGGCTTCGACCATGCGCCGAGCAAGCAGCAGGTTCTGACCCAGCGGATGGCGGCCGTAACGGTCGCGGACTTTTGCCGGCTCGCGATCGAGCTTGAACGCATCTCGACCCTCGACACGCGTTAAGGCATCGTAGCCTTTCTCGCGCAAGTGTGCCCAGTCGATGCCGCGAGCGTCTTTGGTCATCACATCGCTCTCGATGTCGGAGAGCAACTCACGGCGCTTGTCGAGCCGATTCCGGTCGACGGAATCGTAAATTTCCGGAGCCGTAAAAGTATCCATCGCAGGATGATTTTGCGCCGAGCCTACGAACACCGGCGCATAGGCCGAGCCGATGTAGCCGCCGATGCCGATATTCGGCGCACAGAAAACCGAATCGCCGACGCACTTGATCAGCCACGCGTTGGAGACGATGTTCCGCTTGCTCGGGTTGTACTTCGCAACGTATGAGCCGATGTAAGGCAGGTCGTCCGCCACCCCCTGGGCGACGCGTTTGTCGGATTGGCCGCTGAGCAAATTGTGCATCGCATCGAAGTGGTTGCTGATGGCACCTTGATGCGTCATCGAGTTGATGAGCGTGAACTGGTCGGTCACTTTGGCCAACTCCGTGTGCATCTCGTTGATGCGCATGCCCGGCACTTTGGTGGCGATGGGGACATACGGTCCGCGGATCGACGTCGGGGCGTTGGGCTTCATATCCCAAGTATCGAGATGACTCGGTCCGCCGCAGAGCAGCACGAAGATGCACGACTTTTCCGCGGGCACGGCTTTGCCGCTCGCGTCCATCTTGTCGCTTCCCATCACCATGCCCGGCATGCCGAGCGATAGCGCGCCCATGCCGCCCACGA
The sequence above is drawn from the Planctomycetia bacterium genome and encodes:
- a CDS encoding DUF1501 domain-containing protein, which gives rise to MDAELNRRQALIVGGMGALSLGMPGMVMGSDKMDASGKAVPAEKSCIFVLLCGGPSHLDTWDMKPNAPTSIRGPYVPIATKVPGMRINEMHTELAKVTDQFTLINSMTHQGAISNHFDAMHNLLSGQSDKRVAQGVADDLPYIGSYVAKYNPSKRNIVSNAWLIKCVGDSVFCAPNIGIGGYIGSAYAPVFVGSAQNHPAMDTFTAPEIYDSVDRNRLDKRRELLSDIESDVMTKDARGIDWAHLREKGYDALTRVEGRDAFKLDREPAKVRDRYGRHPLGQNLLLARRMVEAGVRFVTVNGWAGQAPHENAGPPSSSWDMHGGNMGMGNAFGNGSYGMGFCLPRLDQALSALLSDLKERGMLENTLVVATGEFGRTPNVLTQIPPGRQHWPSCFSSILAGAGIAGGAVYGKSDKHGAYVSNNPVRPEEFAATIYHALGVPLNEPQNNSGISRPITTGKPLMELFG